In one Arenibacter antarcticus genomic region, the following are encoded:
- a CDS encoding PEP/pyruvate-binding domain-containing protein — translation MIKQLIICLLIFHFSHLASGQKLSNQNIKELISSYKMDIRGPYKEIRWFCTDGSIRQPKDPCPDKIGPGVQHATYKSSVVDLGKSNHIYLGQILAYTEKEEFWDKENNYSRLKQYQLDKYLRSVDDGWALQKGQYYRGAIQSEDEEAWGIEFYKWLLSDTDNLKKHFFLIRQSLKDIPHQGDDNLAQKIRSESKVISDMAPSFMDLRVKIHSQPDAGDVAKVNTFKSNNSGKLSLEVKDKIENLSRIMTSFYQPVDISALPKRTPLVLEKQIGLDISAFATLYSKEKNTAFLIPATAELLLSIRQALIAEHSAAARLQLLDASLKLEEIIFKKSPEWQPEDINGLLDKVCYLGMANAGAGYIELEEWHQLNLASKQNSLGDLSATLEHARREVEWSSSMVKANYQDIVDIYTGFEPKAYGYIDDMIRGSIALYLGKTVGELGDLIARESALTNAIMDIDNQSGFRGLNSGYALGELVVVNGSPDEIEVASDKIYVFQRPPADLKPVAGIATVSEGNMVSHVQLLARNLGIPNAVLADDNLRNLIKYDGKRVFYAVSNRGNVIMKPESDMTPEERNLFSKKERREERVRVPIDNIRLQENKILDLREVDASDSGKLCGPKAANLGQLKKMFPNKVVEGLVIPFGIFRSHMDQLMPEGKVSYWEFLNTIFKDAETMRTQGISEGEVENFQLRKLETLRGAIKLIPLQAEFLAQLEKGFTGILGKNLGEIPVFLRSDTNMEDLKDFTGAGLNLTIFNVVTKEKIIAGIKDVWASPYTERSFKWRQKFLLNPENVFPSILVIPSVDVDYSGVLITKGINSGRPLDLTIAFSRGAGGAVDGQSAETYEIYEAGGVQLLAPARETYHNRLPTTGGTEKKTSTFENFILNDQNIQDIRNLANSIRETMPKETNSDYEGAYDVELGFQNNKLWLFQIRPFVENKKAQSSDYLESIAPKIDMSKKIDLSKKI, via the coding sequence ATGATAAAACAACTGATTATCTGCCTTTTAATATTTCACTTTTCTCATTTGGCAAGTGGGCAAAAACTTAGTAATCAAAACATTAAAGAACTAATCAGCTCCTACAAAATGGATATTCGGGGTCCATACAAAGAAATACGATGGTTTTGTACAGATGGCAGTATTCGTCAGCCCAAAGATCCCTGTCCAGATAAAATTGGTCCCGGAGTGCAGCATGCCACCTATAAGAGTTCGGTAGTGGATCTTGGAAAAAGCAACCATATATATCTTGGCCAAATTCTTGCCTATACCGAAAAAGAAGAATTCTGGGATAAGGAAAATAATTATTCGCGCCTAAAACAGTATCAGTTAGATAAGTATTTAAGGTCTGTAGATGACGGATGGGCGCTACAAAAAGGGCAGTATTATAGGGGAGCAATACAATCCGAAGATGAAGAGGCTTGGGGGATTGAATTTTATAAATGGCTGCTCTCCGATACCGATAATTTAAAAAAGCATTTTTTCCTTATCCGACAATCTCTTAAGGACATACCCCACCAAGGAGATGATAATTTGGCCCAAAAGATTAGAAGCGAATCCAAGGTGATTTCTGATATGGCCCCAAGTTTTATGGATTTACGGGTGAAGATCCATAGCCAGCCCGATGCGGGAGATGTTGCTAAAGTAAACACTTTTAAATCAAATAATAGTGGTAAACTAAGTTTAGAGGTCAAAGATAAAATTGAAAACTTATCACGTATCATGACCAGTTTCTACCAACCAGTAGATATTTCAGCTTTACCTAAAAGAACCCCACTTGTCCTAGAAAAACAAATTGGTTTGGATATAAGCGCGTTTGCGACCCTTTATTCCAAGGAAAAAAACACCGCCTTTCTAATACCAGCAACGGCAGAATTGCTACTTTCCATCAGACAGGCCCTAATAGCAGAACATTCCGCAGCAGCCAGATTGCAATTGTTGGACGCCTCCTTAAAATTAGAAGAGATTATCTTTAAAAAATCGCCCGAATGGCAACCAGAAGATATAAATGGACTCTTGGATAAGGTGTGCTATTTGGGTATGGCCAACGCCGGTGCGGGATATATAGAACTTGAGGAATGGCACCAATTAAACTTGGCTTCTAAGCAAAACTCCTTGGGCGATCTTAGCGCTACACTAGAACATGCTCGTAGGGAAGTAGAATGGAGTTCTTCCATGGTAAAGGCCAATTATCAAGATATTGTGGATATATATACCGGTTTTGAACCCAAGGCTTATGGATATATAGACGATATGATAAGGGGGTCCATAGCCCTATATCTAGGTAAGACCGTTGGTGAATTGGGCGATTTAATTGCTAGGGAGTCTGCCTTGACCAATGCTATAATGGATATTGATAACCAAAGCGGATTCCGTGGACTAAATTCTGGTTATGCGTTGGGAGAATTGGTCGTAGTAAATGGATCTCCAGATGAAATTGAAGTGGCTTCAGACAAGATTTATGTTTTTCAGCGCCCACCAGCAGATTTAAAACCTGTGGCCGGAATAGCTACCGTTTCTGAAGGAAATATGGTCTCTCATGTACAACTTTTGGCTAGGAATTTGGGAATTCCGAATGCAGTACTAGCCGATGACAACCTTAGAAACCTCATCAAATATGATGGGAAACGTGTTTTTTATGCAGTATCCAATAGAGGAAATGTGATTATGAAACCCGAAAGTGATATGACTCCGGAAGAACGCAACCTTTTTTCTAAAAAAGAACGTAGAGAGGAAAGAGTACGAGTCCCCATAGACAATATACGATTGCAGGAAAATAAAATACTAGATCTTAGAGAAGTGGATGCGAGCGATTCAGGAAAGCTTTGTGGTCCCAAAGCTGCTAATCTAGGTCAATTAAAAAAAATGTTCCCCAACAAGGTTGTAGAAGGTTTAGTAATCCCGTTCGGGATTTTCAGATCGCATATGGATCAACTTATGCCAGAGGGAAAAGTTAGTTATTGGGAGTTTTTAAACACCATCTTCAAAGATGCGGAAACCATGCGCACCCAAGGAATAAGCGAAGGTGAAGTAGAGAATTTTCAGTTACGAAAGTTGGAAACCTTAAGGGGGGCCATAAAACTAATACCCCTGCAAGCAGAATTCCTAGCGCAACTAGAAAAAGGGTTCACTGGGATACTTGGAAAAAATTTAGGAGAAATCCCCGTATTCCTCAGAAGTGATACCAATATGGAAGATCTAAAGGACTTTACAGGAGCAGGCCTAAATCTAACCATCTTCAATGTGGTGACAAAGGAAAAAATAATTGCGGGAATTAAAGATGTTTGGGCCTCCCCATATACGGAACGCAGTTTTAAATGGAGACAAAAATTCCTGTTGAATCCCGAAAATGTATTCCCATCAATATTAGTCATACCTAGTGTAGATGTGGATTATTCTGGGGTTTTAATTACCAAGGGAATCAATTCTGGTAGGCCACTAGATTTAACCATAGCCTTCAGTAGAGGTGCTGGGGGTGCGGTGGACGGACAGTCTGCTGAAACCTATGAAATTTACGAGGCTGGAGGCGTACAATTACTTGCCCCTGCCAGGGAAACCTATCACAACAGACTGCCCACTACTGGTGGTACAGAAAAAAAAACATCCACCTTTGAAAATTTTATTCTGAACGATCAAAATATTCAGGACATTAGAAATCTTGCGAATTCCATTCGAGAAACTATGCCCAAAGAAACCAACTCTGATTATGAAGGTGCCTATGATGTAGAATTAGGCTTTCAAAATAATAAGTTATGGTTGTTCCAGATCAGACCATTTGTGGAAAATAAAAAAGCCCAAAGCTCTGATTATTTAGAATCTATTGCCCCAAAAATAGATATGTCCAAAAAAATTGATCTCTCAAAAAAAATATAG
- the udk gene encoding uridine kinase, which translates to MLIIGIAGGTGCGKTTVVNQIINELPNEEVGVISQDSYYSDLSHLSYDERTQVNFDHPRAIDFELLGKHLQELKKGIPIHQPVYSFVKHNRTKDTILTHPRKVMIVEGILIMTNPQIREMFDIKIFVHADSDERLIRRLKRDINERGRDLDEVLSRYQNTLKPMHNQFIEPTKEFADIIIPNNKYNTVAVDIVRTIINEKLA; encoded by the coding sequence ATGCTTATTATAGGGATTGCAGGGGGAACCGGATGTGGAAAAACAACCGTGGTAAACCAAATCATCAACGAATTGCCAAACGAGGAAGTGGGCGTAATTTCCCAGGACTCATATTATAGCGACCTCTCCCATCTTTCCTACGATGAGCGAACGCAAGTTAACTTTGATCACCCACGTGCAATCGATTTTGAGCTGTTGGGAAAACATTTACAGGAGCTAAAAAAAGGCATACCAATCCATCAACCGGTCTATTCCTTTGTAAAGCACAATCGAACCAAGGATACCATCCTCACCCATCCTAGAAAGGTAATGATTGTTGAGGGTATCTTAATTATGACGAATCCACAGATTAGGGAAATGTTCGACATTAAAATTTTTGTGCACGCAGATTCTGACGAGCGATTGATCCGTAGGTTAAAGCGAGATATTAATGAGCGTGGAAGAGACTTGGACGAGGTACTGTCCAGATACCAGAACACCTTGAAACCGATGCACAATCAGTTTATTGAGCCAACCAAAGAATTTGCAGATATCATCATCCCCAATAATAAATACAATACCGTTGCCGTAGATATTGTTAGGACCATTATCAACGAAAAATTAGCGTAA
- a CDS encoding septum formation initiator family protein, which yields MGLKRLKKNKWFAVLTNMYVLVLSVFLVWMIFFDTNSLLIHWELKKEIKNLEKQQEFLKEEISRDKKIIKKLTDPEELEKFAREHYYLKKKNEEIYLIEYEDSIKSKKDE from the coding sequence ATGGGATTAAAAAGATTAAAAAAGAATAAGTGGTTTGCTGTACTTACTAATATGTACGTATTGGTACTTTCGGTGTTTTTGGTATGGATGATTTTTTTTGACACCAATTCCCTACTCATTCATTGGGAACTTAAAAAAGAAATTAAAAACCTGGAAAAACAACAAGAATTTTTGAAAGAGGAGATTTCTAGGGATAAAAAAATAATTAAAAAGCTTACGGATCCGGAGGAACTGGAAAAATTTGCTAGGGAACACTACTATCTAAAAAAGAAGAACGAGGAGATTTATTTAATTGAATACGAGGACAGTATAAAATCAAAAAAAGATGAGTAA
- a CDS encoding Npt1/Npt2 family nucleotide transporter, translating into MIYLLSLVKTYILKAFDLKEEELTKTLLLQLNIFLIITVLLIVKPTINSLFLSELSSSALPLGYVLTAITAIVGSFFYDRAMEKYSLNIIMDKTLIGSIISLVLFAIAFSFNLTNGYILYIPYVWVALFGLLTASQFWIMANLVYNVREAKRVFGFIGAGAIAGGIFGGYLTSLLTTFFYTENLLFVAAALLLCCLPITRYIWRNEVVKLNSFQVSSRSAPKGESPFRLIKQSKLLSLIALVIGVSVLIAKLVDYQYSDYASRFIQDQDALTSFFGFWFSTLSVISLLIQLFLTKRIVGTFGVGKSLLWLPTGILIGSILLLVLPQLWVVVFIKIVDGSLKQSVNKAATELLSIPIPIEIKKRTKTFTDVVVDSIATGLAGFILIFFINALEIPSTYISLIIIVLISIWLYFIYHLRREYIVAFKGLLEQSDVKKKKTNKEEIKVTSIIDTVNRVLEMGPENQILHMLQKTLEVKDERFFYTIKNLLNNPSAKVRALAIENLYFLNTENLCVTVQEMIFDKDQQVTTSAFRYLLKNYNQDQIQLFDKYLNVDDTTIANAALVGLSLELRNNQLLQERFNLENRIEKALSQLTFLSSEQEKTNKIQAILEAIGNAKMERFYHILITNINSSNIAVTNTAITAASKTLEECFISVIIEKLSGKETRNTCIEALFFFGEPIIDILFDKMSKDHVIDLEDAAVLVLVLEKFASQKAVNTLIKLTGEMEHTVKIEAIEALKRLKWKYPHLKINDRFIVDRILDECNLYQNTLSVIHSQIIIRYKKNAENPESREENDARNALIHLLELRLDRQLQRIFQFLGIKYPPQDVDPILNTILHGKEEQRIHAIEFLDNILDIQLKKELIPVAESILVETFSEKKLKNINIKVLSESECYNVLLKRKDVKLKLSVLYLIEKINDPKFNSILEMVLEDSHEKVKRKAAEILQTMKKPIS; encoded by the coding sequence TTGATCTACCTATTATCACTGGTTAAAACATATATTTTAAAAGCTTTTGATCTTAAGGAGGAGGAATTGACAAAAACGCTCCTGCTGCAACTGAACATATTTCTTATTATAACGGTTTTATTAATTGTAAAACCTACTATAAATTCCTTATTTCTTTCAGAACTGTCTTCCAGCGCGCTTCCTTTGGGGTATGTGCTAACGGCCATTACGGCCATTGTGGGTTCATTTTTTTATGACCGTGCCATGGAAAAGTACTCCTTGAACATTATAATGGATAAAACCCTTATTGGTTCCATTATTTCACTAGTGCTATTCGCTATTGCCTTCAGTTTTAACCTCACTAATGGATACATTCTGTATATACCCTATGTTTGGGTAGCACTATTTGGGCTTCTTACCGCTTCCCAGTTTTGGATAATGGCAAATCTGGTGTACAATGTCCGGGAGGCTAAGCGGGTTTTTGGTTTTATTGGAGCTGGAGCTATAGCCGGTGGTATTTTTGGGGGATATTTAACCTCATTATTGACCACGTTCTTTTATACGGAGAATTTGTTGTTCGTCGCTGCGGCCCTACTTTTGTGCTGTCTACCTATTACAAGATATATTTGGAGAAATGAGGTAGTAAAACTAAATTCGTTCCAAGTTTCCAGTAGGTCCGCCCCTAAGGGAGAATCGCCTTTTAGGCTCATTAAACAATCCAAATTATTGAGTTTAATTGCCTTAGTCATTGGAGTTAGTGTGTTGATTGCCAAACTTGTGGATTACCAATATAGTGATTATGCCTCCAGGTTTATCCAAGATCAGGATGCCCTGACCTCATTTTTCGGATTTTGGTTTTCCACCCTTAGTGTAATTTCCCTCTTGATACAATTATTTCTTACCAAACGAATAGTTGGAACCTTTGGGGTAGGTAAATCACTATTGTGGCTGCCTACAGGTATTTTGATAGGCTCAATCCTATTATTGGTCCTTCCACAGCTGTGGGTAGTGGTATTTATCAAGATAGTGGACGGGAGCTTAAAACAATCAGTAAATAAGGCCGCAACAGAGCTTCTCTCCATTCCCATTCCCATAGAAATTAAAAAGAGGACCAAAACTTTTACAGATGTGGTTGTAGATAGTATTGCAACCGGATTGGCGGGCTTTATCCTGATTTTCTTTATCAATGCACTGGAAATACCCTCTACCTATATCAGTTTAATCATTATTGTGCTGATCTCTATATGGCTGTATTTTATTTATCACCTGAGAAGGGAATATATAGTTGCGTTTAAAGGCCTGTTGGAGCAATCCGATGTTAAAAAGAAAAAGACAAACAAGGAAGAAATAAAGGTCACTTCCATTATTGACACGGTAAACCGAGTGCTGGAAATGGGTCCTGAAAATCAGATCCTACACATGCTTCAAAAGACCTTAGAAGTGAAGGATGAACGATTTTTTTATACCATTAAAAATCTTCTAAATAACCCCTCGGCCAAGGTAAGGGCCCTTGCTATAGAAAATTTGTATTTTCTGAACACGGAAAATTTATGTGTAACAGTTCAGGAAATGATTTTTGACAAAGATCAACAAGTGACTACTTCCGCTTTTAGATACCTGTTGAAAAATTACAATCAAGATCAGATTCAACTTTTTGATAAATATCTCAATGTGGACGATACTACAATAGCAAATGCTGCCTTGGTAGGTTTATCCTTGGAATTGAGGAACAATCAATTGCTGCAAGAAAGATTTAATCTGGAGAACCGTATAGAAAAAGCCCTGTCACAACTTACCTTCCTAAGTAGCGAACAGGAGAAAACCAACAAAATTCAAGCCATTTTGGAAGCGATTGGTAATGCCAAGATGGAACGGTTTTATCATATACTAATAACAAACATTAATTCCTCCAATATCGCTGTGACCAATACCGCAATAACAGCGGCATCCAAAACCTTGGAAGAGTGCTTTATAAGTGTCATAATTGAAAAGTTATCAGGGAAGGAAACAAGAAATACTTGTATAGAGGCCCTGTTTTTCTTTGGAGAGCCAATAATAGATATTCTATTCGATAAGATGTCTAAAGACCATGTTATTGACTTGGAAGATGCTGCCGTTTTGGTTTTGGTATTGGAAAAATTCGCCTCTCAAAAAGCGGTGAATACCCTAATTAAATTGACTGGGGAAATGGAACATACGGTGAAAATTGAAGCTATTGAAGCCTTAAAGAGATTGAAATGGAAGTATCCACATCTAAAAATTAACGACCGATTTATAGTGGATAGAATTTTGGACGAATGTAATCTCTATCAGAATACTCTTTCTGTAATCCATTCCCAAATCATAATTCGGTATAAAAAAAATGCCGAGAATCCAGAATCTCGAGAAGAAAACGATGCGAGGAACGCCCTGATACATTTATTGGAATTGCGATTGGACAGGCAATTACAGCGAATTTTTCAATTTCTGGGCATAAAATATCCCCCACAAGATGTAGATCCCATACTAAACACCATCTTACATGGAAAGGAGGAGCAACGGATACATGCCATTGAATTTCTAGACAATATCCTAGATATTCAACTTAAAAAAGAATTGATTCCCGTTGCCGAATCCATCCTTGTGGAAACCTTTTCCGAAAAAAAACTAAAGAACATCAATATTAAGGTGCTAAGTGAATCTGAATGTTATAATGTCCTCTTAAAAAGAAAAGATGTCAAGCTGAAATTATCAGTGCTTTACCTCATTGAAAAAATTAATGATCCAAAATTTAATTCCATATTGGAAATGGTTTTGGAAGATTCCCATGAAAAGGTAAAAAGAAAGGCTGCTGAAATTTTGCAAACTATGAAAAAGCCTATTTCTTAA
- a CDS encoding serine hydrolase, which yields MGKGLNFLIFALLFSMGLLAQKELPIRTGGSEVKPLTSLLSTSLQQGLERELMSNPQWKALMNNRKMAVGIVDLKNPDQAKYASINGNYMMYAASLPKIAILLSSMDALEKGELKDNKEIRDDMRLMISKSNNAASTRMIDRLGYEKIQSVMTDPRYKFYDEDLGGGLWVGKRYGGGGDTNREPLKNLSHAATVNQVCRYYYLLANGQLVNRARSKQMLDIMVDPELHHKFVNTLDDIAPSAKLYRKSGSWKNFHSDSVLVWGNNPNRRYILVALIDDPAGEQIIRDLVKPVERVLRAGRTLVANN from the coding sequence ATGGGGAAGGGGCTAAACTTTTTAATATTCGCATTGCTGTTTTCTATGGGCTTATTGGCCCAAAAGGAACTTCCTATCAGGACTGGAGGTTCAGAGGTAAAACCCCTTACCAGTTTGTTGAGCACTAGTCTGCAGCAAGGTTTGGAACGCGAACTTATGTCCAATCCCCAGTGGAAGGCCTTAATGAATAATCGGAAGATGGCTGTCGGAATTGTGGATTTAAAAAACCCCGATCAGGCAAAATACGCTAGTATAAATGGTAATTATATGATGTATGCGGCAAGTTTACCCAAAATTGCCATCTTATTATCCTCTATGGATGCTTTGGAAAAAGGGGAGCTTAAGGACAATAAGGAAATACGGGACGATATGCGTCTTATGATCAGTAAATCTAACAACGCGGCCTCTACAAGAATGATTGATCGTTTGGGCTATGAGAAGATCCAATCCGTAATGACAGATCCCAGATATAAGTTTTATGATGAAGATCTTGGTGGCGGACTCTGGGTGGGCAAGCGCTACGGTGGGGGCGGGGATACCAATAGGGAACCCCTAAAGAACTTATCGCATGCTGCTACGGTGAATCAGGTGTGTCGCTATTACTATTTATTGGCCAACGGACAATTGGTAAACAGGGCAAGATCTAAACAGATGTTAGATATTATGGTCGATCCCGAATTACATCATAAATTTGTTAATACCTTAGACGATATTGCACCCAGTGCAAAACTGTATCGCAAATCGGGATCCTGGAAAAACTTTCATTCGGATTCGGTGTTGGTATGGGGAAACAATCCAAATAGACGATATATCTTAGTAGCTTTGATAGATGATCCTGCCGGAGAGCAAATAATCCGTGATCTGGTAAAACCTGTGGAAAGAGTATTGCGGGCCGGACGCACCCTAGTGGCCAACAATTAA
- a CDS encoding methylmalonyl-CoA mutase subunit beta, with protein MSNSDLFGDFREISAKEWKQKIQVDLKGEDYNEQLIWESPEGIKIKPFYHSEDMATLNLPNYQTNNSWGIGQAIYAGNTAIANKNAVDAINRGAESIHFTVPSIDIAPKELLKNIDLKTTTIYFNLQFLSDTYCRSILELTGKNPRNIFLNIDIIGNLARSGNWFSNLNQDHKQMDMILGLNHKATLSIDLGLYENAGANRVQQLAYALAHTNEYLNHLERTNKAFLKKALITFKVAIGGNYFFEIAKLRALRMLFSTLAKEYGALPYCHIIAVPTKRNKTLYDYNNNMLRTTTECMSAILGGADTVCNLPYDAIYKKENEFGTRMARNQLLLLKEEAYLNKVGNAPDGSYYIETLTQQLASKALELFKQIEVGGGFLVQLKDHLIQKKIKESSQKEQERFNKKETILVGANKYFTTEDKMKNNLELYPFVKTNARKTLIIPIIEKRLSEEGEQKRLEQE; from the coding sequence ATGAGTAATTCTGATTTGTTTGGTGATTTTCGAGAAATTTCCGCTAAAGAATGGAAACAAAAAATACAGGTAGACCTTAAGGGAGAGGACTATAATGAGCAATTGATCTGGGAGTCGCCGGAAGGAATAAAAATAAAACCCTTCTACCATTCTGAGGATATGGCCACCTTAAATTTACCGAATTACCAAACGAACAATTCTTGGGGAATTGGGCAGGCCATCTATGCTGGAAATACGGCCATAGCCAATAAAAATGCCGTGGATGCCATAAATAGAGGTGCGGAAAGCATCCATTTTACCGTTCCTTCTATTGACATAGCCCCTAAAGAATTACTGAAGAACATCGATTTAAAAACAACTACCATCTACTTTAACCTGCAATTCCTATCGGATACGTATTGCAGATCAATTTTAGAGTTGACAGGCAAAAATCCCCGAAATATTTTTCTAAATATCGATATCATTGGAAATTTGGCACGTAGCGGCAATTGGTTTTCCAACTTAAACCAAGACCATAAGCAGATGGATATGATTCTTGGCCTAAACCACAAGGCCACCCTAAGCATTGACCTTGGCTTATATGAAAATGCCGGAGCTAATAGGGTACAACAACTGGCCTATGCGCTTGCCCATACCAATGAATATCTGAACCATTTGGAGCGGACCAATAAAGCGTTTTTAAAAAAAGCACTGATTACTTTTAAAGTCGCAATTGGTGGAAATTATTTCTTTGAGATTGCCAAACTTAGGGCCCTAAGGATGTTGTTCAGTACCTTAGCCAAAGAATATGGTGCTCTTCCCTACTGCCATATTATTGCCGTCCCCACAAAAAGAAACAAGACCCTTTACGATTACAACAATAATATGCTTCGCACCACAACAGAATGCATGTCCGCCATTTTGGGGGGAGCCGATACGGTTTGCAATTTGCCCTATGATGCGATTTATAAAAAAGAAAATGAATTTGGGACTAGAATGGCAAGAAACCAGCTGCTGCTCCTGAAAGAAGAGGCCTATTTGAATAAGGTTGGCAATGCCCCGGATGGCAGTTATTATATAGAGACACTTACCCAACAATTAGCTTCCAAGGCCTTGGAGCTATTTAAGCAGATAGAGGTCGGAGGTGGATTCTTGGTGCAATTGAAAGATCATCTCATTCAGAAAAAAATAAAGGAAAGTTCCCAAAAGGAACAAGAACGGTTCAATAAAAAAGAAACCATTCTTGTTGGAGCCAATAAATACTTTACTACTGAAGATAAAATGAAAAATAATTTAGAGTTGTATCCTTTTGTAAAGACCAATGCTAGAAAAACGTTGATTATACCGATCATAGAAAAAAGATTATCGGAAGAAGGGGAACAAAAGCGGTTGGAACAGGAATAA
- a CDS encoding serine hydrolase, which translates to MRKYIVYPFLILICSAFTVVHYYPIDGYERTGIKRLKYLELVKNGEIKSTSTLPKGALKSYEDIKLNLLAKKDDSLGSILTIDDNFQKEINGLFRGLDKSYSLAVVDISDVNQIRYAHRNETAGYQPGSVGKLAVLVALFDQLAKIYPNSFEKRLDLLRSKSVKSGVWGLTDAHTIPIFNIETNKLIKRQVVTSDVFTLFEWADHMMSVSNNGAASIVWREALLMSAFGPAYPELSQEEADAYFNNTPRKELTDLSNDIVNLPLRSLDISANEWRLGSFFTSGANKYVGDKGGSIGSTLGLMKFLIQLEQGKVIDEASSLEMKRLMYMTDRRIRYAQSPTLKEAGVYFKSGSLYQCNKTSGEPCGKYMGNISNFMNSVAIVEHPDNCTYMVVLMTNVLRKNSATDHMTLASSIDKIIKK; encoded by the coding sequence ATGCGGAAATATATTGTGTACCCCTTTTTAATACTTATCTGTTCGGCCTTTACCGTGGTTCACTATTACCCAATTGACGGCTATGAACGCACAGGGATCAAGCGTTTAAAGTATTTGGAACTGGTTAAAAATGGGGAAATTAAATCTACTTCCACGCTTCCGAAAGGAGCTTTAAAGTCTTATGAGGATATTAAACTTAACCTTCTAGCAAAAAAAGACGATAGCCTAGGTAGCATTTTAACTATAGATGATAATTTTCAGAAAGAGATAAACGGACTTTTTAGAGGCTTGGACAAAAGTTATTCACTTGCGGTAGTGGATATCTCCGATGTAAATCAGATTCGCTATGCCCATAGAAATGAGACCGCGGGCTATCAACCGGGAAGCGTTGGTAAACTCGCCGTACTTGTAGCGCTATTTGATCAATTGGCTAAAATTTACCCGAATTCTTTTGAAAAACGGCTCGACTTATTGCGTTCAAAATCTGTTAAATCAGGGGTTTGGGGTTTAACCGATGCGCACACCATCCCAATTTTCAATATTGAGACCAATAAACTCATAAAAAGGCAGGTGGTTACCAGTGACGTCTTTACCTTGTTTGAATGGGCAGACCATATGATGTCTGTGAGCAATAACGGTGCTGCCAGTATAGTATGGCGTGAAGCCCTACTCATGTCTGCCTTTGGACCCGCCTATCCCGAACTCAGTCAGGAGGAGGCCGATGCTTATTTTAACAACACCCCAAGAAAAGAACTTACTGATTTATCGAACGATATTGTAAACCTTCCTTTGCGCAGTTTAGATATAAGTGCCAATGAATGGCGTTTGGGCAGCTTTTTTACTTCTGGGGCCAATAAATATGTTGGGGACAAAGGGGGAAGTATAGGTTCTACCTTGGGATTGATGAAGTTTTTGATCCAATTGGAACAAGGGAAGGTCATAGACGAAGCCTCTAGTCTAGAGATGAAACGCTTAATGTATATGACGGACCGCAGGATAAGATATGCGCAATCGCCTACCCTAAAGGAGGCAGGGGTTTATTTTAAATCGGGAAGTTTATACCAATGCAATAAGACCAGTGGTGAACCCTGTGGAAAATATATGGGAAACATCAGTAATTTTATGAATTCCGTGGCCATTGTGGAGCATCCCGATAATTGTACGTATATGGTGGTCCTAATGACCAATGTATTGCGCAAAAATTCGGCAACGGACCATATGACCCTAGCCAGCAGTATCGATAAGATTATTAAGAAATAG